One stretch of Rosistilla oblonga DNA includes these proteins:
- a CDS encoding DUF1553 domain-containing protein has product MTNSLLRLGLLLSLACISSTASVAQELQRDVDFDLDIKPLLSDRCYVCHGPDAAQRSTDLRLDTREGLFASIDGVFAEQTITPGDPAASELFARITSDDEDLVMPPPDSNLNLTAKEVALIRSWIQQGAPWKGHWSFEPIQSPTIPPPLADQTSAVESPIDRFIDRRLQSEGLQRTTAASPQRLIRRLYYDLTGLPPTAAQLEHWLNRWGKSEQEQADAYKRLVDHLLASPDLGERLATEWLDAARYSDTYGYQVDRDRRVWPWRNWVLDAINQNMPYDQFLTEQIAGDLLPDASDDQILATTFNRLHPQKVEGGSVPEEFRIEYVADRTQTFSTAVLGLTMECARCHDHKYDPLSQRNYYELSAFFDNIDEAGLYSYFTPAVPTPTLSLFSDAQKRQIESLRKQIAELESQAAELSKTQQPQFQKWIGTQSPTDIPGQIKHLDFEKKLADESVPGVVGNAVKLTGDDEVKLDVGNFRRFQPFSISLWINSPKAFERAVVFHRSRAWTDAASRGYELLILDGRLQFSLIHFWPGNAISVQTVEPIAIDKWQAVSITYDGSSRADGIQIFIDGKPMATSVVRDQLTRQITGGGNDNVIIGARFRDRGFKQGLVDEFRVFDRQLSHAEALQLATVNAAEKPPVVDDSQLRSRYLLSVDPVMAEHRQRLMQAREKLAAIQDAAEEIMVMRELPQQRPTHLLSRGLYDAPAELVSAATPEALSVFDSQWPRNRLGLARWVTDPNNPLTARVAVNRHWQMLFGEGLVRTPEDFGTQGARPTHPELLDWLASDFIANGWDVKRLLKQIVMSATYRQSSECSEQTRRIDPENKLLARAPRFRLSAEMLRDGYLQASGLLDQTLGGPSVNPYEVSESFKPKPFDAGSGLYRRSVYTYWKRTGPPPAMMTFDASKRDVCQLRRERTSSPLQSFVLMNGPQFVEAARFLAMNVALQESDDSARIDAVFQRLTQRKPTPREAELVLSLLQQQTDKFEQDVAAAEALLNVGSSREVADLSRPRWAALTVVVSTLMNFDPAVMRR; this is encoded by the coding sequence ATGACAAACTCCCTCCTTCGACTCGGTTTACTGCTGAGTCTGGCGTGCATTTCATCGACTGCGAGCGTTGCCCAAGAGCTGCAACGCGACGTCGATTTCGATTTGGATATCAAGCCGCTGCTGTCCGATCGATGTTATGTCTGCCATGGTCCCGACGCGGCACAGCGGTCGACCGATCTGCGGCTCGATACCCGCGAAGGGCTCTTCGCATCGATCGATGGCGTGTTCGCAGAGCAGACGATCACACCAGGCGATCCGGCGGCGAGCGAGCTGTTCGCGCGGATCACTTCGGACGACGAAGACCTCGTCATGCCGCCGCCAGATTCCAACTTGAATCTGACAGCCAAAGAGGTCGCGCTGATCCGCAGCTGGATCCAACAAGGCGCTCCATGGAAAGGGCACTGGTCGTTTGAACCGATCCAATCACCGACCATCCCGCCTCCGCTAGCCGACCAGACCTCTGCGGTGGAATCGCCGATCGACCGGTTTATCGATCGTCGACTGCAATCCGAAGGTCTTCAGCGGACCACGGCTGCGTCGCCGCAACGGCTGATACGGCGGCTGTATTACGACCTGACCGGGCTGCCACCGACCGCGGCGCAGCTGGAGCATTGGCTGAATCGCTGGGGCAAGAGCGAACAAGAACAAGCCGACGCCTACAAACGACTTGTCGACCATCTACTCGCCTCGCCAGATCTTGGCGAACGTTTGGCCACCGAATGGCTCGACGCCGCTCGGTACTCCGACACCTACGGATATCAAGTCGATCGCGATCGCCGCGTTTGGCCCTGGCGGAACTGGGTGTTGGATGCCATCAACCAAAACATGCCCTACGATCAATTCTTGACCGAACAGATCGCGGGCGATCTATTGCCCGACGCCAGCGACGATCAGATCCTAGCGACCACGTTTAACCGACTGCATCCTCAGAAAGTCGAAGGGGGAAGCGTTCCCGAAGAGTTCCGGATTGAATACGTGGCCGACCGGACGCAGACGTTTTCCACGGCGGTCCTTGGCCTGACGATGGAATGCGCTCGTTGCCACGACCACAAATATGATCCGCTGTCGCAGCGGAACTACTACGAACTGAGTGCGTTCTTCGACAACATCGACGAAGCGGGACTCTATTCCTACTTCACGCCTGCCGTTCCCACGCCGACGCTGTCGTTGTTCAGCGACGCCCAGAAACGACAAATCGAATCGCTGCGCAAACAGATCGCGGAACTGGAATCGCAAGCCGCGGAGCTGTCGAAAACGCAGCAGCCACAGTTTCAGAAGTGGATCGGCACGCAATCGCCAACGGACATTCCCGGCCAGATCAAACACCTTGATTTCGAAAAGAAGTTGGCCGATGAAAGCGTGCCCGGCGTTGTTGGGAATGCAGTCAAGCTGACGGGGGATGACGAAGTCAAGTTGGACGTCGGCAACTTCCGCCGCTTCCAACCCTTTTCCATTTCCCTGTGGATAAACAGCCCTAAAGCCTTCGAGCGGGCGGTCGTCTTCCATCGCTCGCGTGCCTGGACCGATGCGGCGAGTCGCGGATATGAACTGCTGATTCTCGACGGCCGTTTGCAGTTCTCGCTGATTCATTTCTGGCCCGGGAATGCGATCAGTGTCCAGACCGTTGAACCGATCGCAATCGATAAATGGCAGGCTGTCAGCATCACGTACGACGGATCGAGCCGCGCTGACGGGATTCAAATTTTCATCGACGGCAAACCAATGGCAACCTCCGTCGTTCGCGATCAATTGACGCGGCAGATCACCGGCGGCGGAAACGACAACGTGATCATCGGGGCTCGATTCCGAGACCGTGGTTTTAAACAGGGCCTTGTCGACGAGTTCCGCGTCTTCGACCGCCAACTCTCGCACGCCGAAGCACTCCAATTAGCGACGGTTAACGCCGCCGAAAAACCGCCCGTAGTCGACGATTCGCAACTTCGCAGCCGCTACCTTTTGAGCGTCGATCCGGTGATGGCGGAACATCGGCAAAGGTTAATGCAGGCGAGAGAGAAGCTGGCGGCGATTCAGGACGCTGCAGAAGAGATCATGGTGATGCGCGAACTGCCCCAGCAGCGGCCAACGCATCTCCTTTCCCGCGGTCTGTACGATGCTCCCGCCGAGCTCGTTTCGGCCGCAACGCCTGAAGCTTTGTCGGTCTTCGATTCGCAGTGGCCTCGCAATCGCCTGGGGCTCGCCCGCTGGGTGACCGATCCAAACAATCCGTTGACAGCTCGCGTGGCGGTCAATCGTCATTGGCAGATGTTGTTTGGGGAAGGCCTTGTCCGCACTCCCGAAGATTTTGGAACGCAAGGGGCGCGTCCGACGCATCCGGAATTGCTCGACTGGCTGGCCAGCGACTTCATCGCAAACGGATGGGATGTGAAGCGGCTGTTAAAGCAGATCGTGATGTCGGCGACCTATCGGCAATCGTCCGAGTGTAGCGAACAGACGCGGCGGATCGATCCGGAAAACAAACTGCTGGCCCGGGCACCTCGCTTCCGGTTGTCAGCCGAAATGTTGCGCGACGGCTACCTGCAGGCAAGTGGTCTGTTGGACCAAACGCTTGGCGGCCCATCGGTGAATCCCTACGAGGTCTCCGAGTCGTTTAAGCCGAAGCCGTTTGATGCGGGATCCGGGCTGTATCGACGCAGCGTTTACACCTACTGGAAACGAACCGGCCCGCCGCCGGCGATGATGACGTTTGATGCCTCGAAGCGAGACGTTTGCCAACTGCGACGCGAACGGACCAGTTCGCCGCTGCAGTCGTTTGTGCTGATGAATGGGCCTCAGTTCGTCGAAGCCGCGCGATTCCTCGCCATGAACGTGGCGTTGCAGGAGAGCGACGATTCCGCCCGGATCGACGCCGTTTTTCAGCGACTGACGCAGCGCAAGCCGACGCCGCGGGAAGCCGAACTGGTGCTGTCGCTGCTGCAACAGCAGACCGACAAGTTCGAACAAGATGTTGCGGCGGCCGAAGCGCTTTTAAATGTTGGCAGTAGCCGCGAGGTGGCCGATCTGTCGCGTCCGCGATGGGCGGCGTTGACCGTTGTCGTTTCGACACTGATGAATTTTGATCCCGCCGTGATGCGAAGGTAA
- a CDS encoding 3-keto-disaccharide hydrolase, giving the protein MRTVFAATLPLLFAALPLFADQPTTLPAESGEMTSIFNGKDLTGWDGDPRLWSVKDGVIHGETTAENVANGNTFLIWQDGKTKDFELRLSFRCNATNNSGVQYRSRHITDGKPRNPWVMRGYQHEIRNEENLPNVSGFIYDEGGKRGRICLVGEKATWGKDGKKVEGKLIDAAEYKELFNVGEWNEVAIIAKGNHLRHYMNGRLVLDFTDATPELALLDGMLALQLHAGKPMWVEFKDIRIREIK; this is encoded by the coding sequence ATGCGCACCGTTTTTGCTGCAACCCTTCCACTTCTGTTCGCCGCGTTGCCACTGTTTGCCGACCAACCGACGACTCTTCCGGCGGAGTCGGGCGAGATGACTTCGATCTTCAACGGCAAGGACCTCACCGGCTGGGATGGCGATCCGCGGCTGTGGTCGGTCAAAGATGGCGTGATTCATGGCGAAACGACAGCCGAAAACGTCGCCAACGGGAACACCTTTTTGATCTGGCAGGACGGAAAAACCAAGGACTTCGAACTGCGTTTGTCCTTCCGTTGCAATGCGACCAACAACTCGGGGGTTCAATACCGCTCGCGACACATCACCGATGGCAAGCCTCGTAACCCGTGGGTGATGCGTGGATATCAACACGAGATCCGCAACGAAGAGAACCTGCCCAACGTGTCCGGCTTCATCTACGACGAAGGTGGAAAGCGCGGCCGCATCTGCCTGGTCGGCGAAAAGGCGACTTGGGGCAAAGATGGCAAGAAGGTCGAAGGGAAGTTGATCGACGCGGCGGAATACAAAGAGCTGTTCAATGTCGGGGAATGGAATGAGGTTGCGATCATCGCCAAGGGGAATCACCTGCGTCATTATATGAACGGGCGTTTGGTACTCGATTTCACCGACGCGACACCCGAACTGGCTCTGCTGGACGGAATGCTTGCATTGCAACTGCACGCTGGCAAACCGATGTGGGTCGAATTCAAAGATATCCGCATCCGCGAAATCAAGTAG
- a CDS encoding hsp70 family protein, which translates to MSEAEASFDPLVDRLPSRFVVGIDLGTTNCAVTYIDTQQTPWQIRVLSIPQLVAAGQVEPRDTLPSFHYQPATGQASGEALRLPWHRTDPDHCVGVMAREEGAQTAGRGIASAKSWLCHAGVDRTANLLPWHAVDDVRRMSPVEASSQYLAHIRDAWDDQFPDAPLADQDIVITLPASFDEVARELTVRAARQANLPRVVLIEEPQAAFYAWVYKHQNDWQQRVDVGQTILVCDIGGGTSDFTLIRVRASRTEPDQIQFHRVAVGEHLILGGDNLDLALAKHLEQKLTPGKKLPPRQWDLLLSASRAAKEQLLGEAASQQVSISLPSGGSRLIASSLQTDVTQDEVRALLVDGFLPECDLTDAPTQHASGFQEFGLPYATDSAITRYLSTFLTAHRDDEEGGGLPDVVLFNGGFFASPVLRSEVLQRLEHWLGKAPTVLDNDRLDLAVARGAAYYGMVRRGEGVKIAASLARSYYIGVDADAVSGQPRVVCLVPGGAQPGETFELDQTFQLTISQPVEFPLYVSSIRLADQLGQVLPLDVEQMTSLPPVRTVLRSKNRKETGEVSVRLRIGLTEIGTIDLSCHEIGSNRSWKLQFDVRSTTQTDTQQHVAVGETEGFVDEETWSLCRHAIAEVFDETGSAKPAKIAKHIAQIMGSSRNAWPMSLLRRIWEALMDFEAGRHKSAAHEARWLNLLGYSLRPGYGLAVDDWRVAQTWRTIHGKLAHHGGNIQTESLILWRRIAGGLSSGQQAAIAENWIAAIRGMHRKSLGRPLGNAAPLKPEESVEVWRLLGSLELLDGRLKVDLGNMIVDLMNRNSMQSPREAMVWALGRLGARQPFYGPLNTVVSVDAIQPWIAALLAVRQRGPAEQLALVQLCRRVDDRYRDIEPSTRDEVVDALAGDGVSDHLTSIVAQGGRFSHEEQEQVFGEALPRGLRLG; encoded by the coding sequence GTGTCGGAGGCAGAAGCGAGTTTCGATCCGTTGGTCGATCGATTGCCCAGTCGGTTTGTTGTCGGCATCGATTTGGGCACGACCAATTGTGCCGTGACGTACATCGACACCCAACAGACGCCCTGGCAAATTCGGGTGTTGTCGATTCCTCAATTGGTCGCTGCGGGGCAAGTCGAACCACGCGATACGCTCCCGTCGTTCCATTACCAGCCCGCCACGGGGCAAGCCAGTGGCGAAGCGCTTCGATTGCCCTGGCATCGCACCGATCCGGATCACTGCGTCGGCGTGATGGCTCGCGAGGAGGGAGCGCAGACTGCTGGGCGTGGCATCGCATCGGCGAAATCGTGGCTGTGTCACGCTGGAGTCGACCGCACCGCGAACCTGCTGCCATGGCATGCTGTCGACGATGTCCGCCGGATGTCACCAGTCGAAGCGAGCAGCCAATACCTGGCTCACATCCGCGATGCTTGGGACGACCAATTCCCCGACGCACCGCTCGCCGATCAAGACATCGTGATCACGCTGCCCGCTTCGTTCGATGAAGTCGCCCGCGAGCTGACAGTTCGCGCCGCGCGACAGGCCAATCTGCCGCGGGTCGTCCTGATCGAAGAACCTCAAGCCGCCTTCTACGCCTGGGTCTACAAGCATCAAAACGACTGGCAGCAGCGCGTCGATGTTGGGCAGACGATTCTCGTTTGCGACATCGGTGGCGGCACCAGCGACTTTACCTTAATCCGCGTTCGCGCCAGCCGGACCGAGCCCGACCAGATTCAATTCCATCGCGTCGCCGTCGGCGAACACTTAATCTTGGGTGGCGATAATCTCGACCTCGCCCTCGCCAAACACCTCGAACAAAAACTGACGCCGGGGAAAAAGTTGCCGCCGCGGCAATGGGATCTGTTGCTGTCGGCCAGCCGCGCCGCGAAGGAGCAGTTGCTGGGCGAAGCCGCATCGCAGCAGGTTTCGATCAGCCTGCCATCGGGCGGTTCGCGATTGATCGCCAGCAGCCTGCAGACCGACGTGACGCAAGATGAAGTCCGGGCGCTGCTTGTCGATGGCTTTCTTCCCGAATGCGACCTGACCGACGCCCCGACACAACACGCTTCGGGCTTCCAAGAGTTCGGGCTGCCATACGCCACCGACTCCGCGATCACCCGCTACCTCAGCACATTCCTTACGGCTCACCGCGACGACGAGGAAGGAGGCGGCCTGCCCGACGTCGTCCTCTTCAACGGCGGCTTCTTCGCGTCGCCAGTCCTCCGCAGCGAAGTGCTACAACGGCTGGAACATTGGCTGGGGAAAGCTCCGACCGTCCTCGATAACGATCGATTGGACTTAGCCGTTGCTCGCGGAGCAGCCTACTACGGCATGGTTCGCCGCGGCGAAGGGGTCAAGATCGCCGCCTCGCTCGCCCGCAGCTATTACATCGGCGTCGATGCCGATGCGGTCAGCGGACAACCGCGAGTCGTCTGTCTGGTTCCCGGCGGAGCGCAGCCCGGCGAGACGTTTGAACTCGACCAAACATTCCAGCTGACGATCTCGCAGCCCGTGGAGTTCCCGTTGTACGTGTCGAGCATTCGCTTAGCCGATCAACTGGGGCAGGTCCTGCCGCTGGACGTCGAACAGATGACGTCGCTGCCGCCGGTGCGGACCGTATTGCGTTCGAAGAACCGCAAGGAGACTGGCGAAGTTTCGGTCCGCTTGCGGATCGGGCTGACCGAGATCGGCACGATCGATTTGTCCTGCCACGAGATCGGCAGCAATCGCAGTTGGAAGCTGCAGTTCGATGTGCGGTCGACCACGCAAACCGACACTCAACAGCACGTCGCCGTCGGCGAAACCGAAGGCTTCGTCGATGAAGAGACTTGGTCGCTGTGTCGGCATGCAATTGCAGAGGTGTTCGACGAAACCGGCTCCGCCAAACCGGCCAAGATCGCCAAACATATCGCCCAGATCATGGGCAGCTCGCGGAACGCTTGGCCGATGTCGCTGCTGCGGCGGATCTGGGAAGCGTTGATGGATTTCGAAGCGGGGCGTCACAAGAGCGCCGCCCATGAAGCCCGCTGGTTAAACTTGTTAGGTTATTCGCTGCGTCCCGGGTATGGGCTTGCTGTCGACGATTGGCGGGTGGCGCAAACCTGGCGGACGATCCATGGCAAGTTAGCTCACCACGGCGGCAACATTCAAACCGAAAGCTTGATCCTGTGGCGGCGGATCGCCGGGGGGCTCAGCAGTGGACAACAGGCGGCGATCGCCGAGAACTGGATCGCTGCGATTCGCGGAATGCATCGTAAATCGCTCGGCCGACCGCTCGGCAACGCAGCGCCACTGAAGCCGGAGGAATCGGTCGAGGTCTGGCGTCTGTTGGGCTCGCTGGAACTACTCGACGGGCGACTGAAAGTCGATCTCGGCAACATGATCGTCGACTTGATGAATCGCAACAGCATGCAATCGCCACGCGAGGCGATGGTCTGGGCGTTGGGACGCTTGGGTGCCCGCCAGCCGTTTTACGGGCCGCTGAATACCGTCGTTTCGGTCGACGCGATCCAGCCCTGGATCGCCGCACTGCTAGCGGTTCGCCAGCGTGGCCCCGCCGAACAACTGGCTCTTGTTCAATTGTGCCGTCGCGTCGACGATCGGTACCGCGACATCGAACCGTCGACGCGCGACGAAGTCGTCGATGCGTTGGCTGGCGACGGAGTCTCGGACCACCTGACTTCGATCGTTGCCCAAGGGGGACGGTTCAGTCACGAAGAGCAGGAACAAGTGTTCGGCGAAGCGTTGCCGCGCGGCTTGCGACTCGGCTAA
- a CDS encoding carboxypeptidase-like regulatory domain-containing protein, whose protein sequence is MFRSIQAKRAIAAVVCAAVCMQQAVFAAQPQFTMVEGVKVYSGIQDLALDQQGNLNGSVVDVDGKPVQGATVVIGQQTEHVTTVKTNDEGVYSVKGLKPGVYQVVSFAGLRTYRVWNADSAPEGSVKGAIGVTDTKTFRGQCDERGGDESLCLRLLKSPLVWTAVIAAAIAIPLALDDDDDAS, encoded by the coding sequence ATGTTTCGATCAATTCAAGCCAAACGAGCAATTGCCGCCGTAGTGTGCGCTGCCGTTTGCATGCAACAAGCTGTCTTCGCCGCTCAGCCTCAATTCACAATGGTTGAAGGCGTCAAAGTCTACAGCGGCATCCAAGACCTCGCGTTGGACCAACAGGGCAACCTGAACGGTTCGGTCGTCGACGTCGACGGCAAGCCAGTTCAAGGTGCAACCGTTGTGATCGGCCAGCAAACCGAACACGTCACCACGGTAAAGACCAACGACGAAGGCGTCTATTCGGTCAAGGGCCTGAAACCGGGCGTCTACCAAGTCGTCAGCTTCGCCGGCCTGCGAACCTATCGCGTGTGGAATGCCGATTCGGCTCCTGAAGGAAGCGTCAAAGGGGCGATCGGCGTCACCGACACCAAGACCTTCCGCGGCCAATGCGACGAACGTGGTGGCGACGAAAGCCTGTGCCTTCGCCTGCTGAAAAGCCCATTGGTCTGGACCGCTGTCATCGCTGCTGCGATCGCGATTCCTCTGGCCTTGGACGATGACGACGACGCCAGCTGA
- a CDS encoding saccharopine dehydrogenase family protein, whose translation MTNVLLLGAGKIGRMIAGFLAETGDYMVTVADSQSTALARIKPCKAVDTLLLDATDRAALTRAMADRTIVISALSFRFNPLIAEVALQTGASYFDLTEDVQTTRAVQAVAKDAVAGQIFMPQCGLAPGFISIIAMHLSRQFDSLESVRMRVGALPQYPTDALKYNLTWSTDGLINEYCNPCETIYRGKRIDSLPLEGLEHFSIDGARYEAFNTSGGLGTLCDTLHDRVGSLNYKTIRYLGHRDLVAFLINDLQLGQRRELLKDILEHAVPVTFQDLVITFCTVTGQRNGQLVQLSDARKIYARQIEGEQWSAIQITTAAAICAVVDMHVAGELPSQGFVRQEQVGFDDFIKNRFGRHYQSGQHPEFSDAGGAA comes from the coding sequence ATGACCAATGTGCTGCTGTTGGGTGCCGGAAAGATCGGTCGCATGATCGCCGGATTCTTAGCGGAAACCGGGGACTACATGGTAACAGTCGCCGATTCGCAGTCGACCGCGCTGGCGAGGATCAAACCGTGCAAAGCGGTAGACACCTTGTTGCTCGACGCAACCGATCGCGCAGCGTTAACGCGAGCGATGGCCGATCGAACGATCGTGATCTCCGCGCTCAGCTTCCGCTTCAATCCCTTGATTGCAGAGGTGGCGTTGCAGACGGGAGCCAGCTATTTCGATTTGACCGAAGATGTGCAGACGACGCGGGCGGTGCAAGCGGTCGCCAAAGACGCTGTGGCAGGACAGATCTTTATGCCGCAGTGTGGACTCGCTCCCGGATTCATCTCGATCATCGCGATGCATTTGAGCCGCCAGTTCGACAGCTTGGAATCGGTTCGAATGCGAGTTGGAGCACTGCCGCAATATCCAACCGACGCACTGAAGTACAACCTGACATGGTCGACCGACGGCCTGATCAACGAATACTGCAATCCCTGCGAAACGATCTATCGCGGAAAGCGAATCGACAGTCTACCGCTGGAGGGTTTGGAGCATTTTTCGATCGACGGCGCACGCTACGAAGCGTTTAATACCAGCGGTGGACTGGGGACATTGTGCGACACGCTGCACGACCGCGTCGGATCGCTCAACTACAAAACGATCCGCTACCTTGGGCATCGCGACTTGGTCGCGTTCCTGATCAACGATCTTCAATTGGGCCAGCGCCGCGAACTGCTGAAAGACATTTTGGAACACGCCGTCCCGGTGACGTTCCAAGATCTTGTGATTACGTTCTGTACCGTGACCGGCCAACGCAACGGGCAATTGGTTCAGTTGAGCGACGCCCGGAAGATATATGCTCGCCAGATCGAGGGGGAGCAGTGGAGCGCGATCCAGATCACGACAGCCGCTGCAATATGCGCGGTCGTCGATATGCATGTCGCTGGCGAATTGCCATCCCAGGGATTCGTCCGACAGGAACAAGTCGGCTTCGATGATTTTATTAAGAACCGCTTCGGGCGGCACTATCAATCGGGACAGCACCCCGAGTTCAGTGACGCCGGCGGTGCAGCGTAG
- a CDS encoding DUF1501 domain-containing protein — MKCTGFESPLGTSRRRLLQQFGMGLGSIALADLVNPNISAAATPSGIDHAPRAKRVIFLFQAGGPSQIDMFDHKPELNARHGSELPDEIRGTQRLTGMSGNQASLPLVGSPFKFQQYGESGATVSELLPHTAAIADELCFIKSVHTEAINHGPGVTFIQTGSQFPGRPSMGAWLSYGLGSDNENLPAFVVLVTKNKSGQPLVSRLWGSGFLPAQHQGVRFRSGEDPVLYLNNPAGVDRGSRRAMLDTLRGLHEMQIAETSDPAIEARIAQHELAFRMQASVPEATDFADESQQVIDSYGLDAKNPGTFAANCLLARRLAERGVRFIQLYHQGWDQHGGLPGGIKRQCSETDQPAAALVQDLKRCGLLEDTLVVWAGEFGRTNYCQGKLTATNFGRDHHPRCFTIWMAGGGIKPGITHGQTDDFSYNVTENPVHIHDLQATILHQLGIDHERLTFRYQGRRFRLTDVHGHVIKPILA; from the coding sequence ATGAAATGCACTGGATTTGAATCGCCGTTGGGAACATCGCGGCGTCGGTTGTTGCAGCAGTTTGGGATGGGCCTAGGCTCGATCGCCTTGGCCGACTTGGTCAATCCAAACATCTCCGCCGCCGCGACGCCGTCGGGCATCGATCATGCGCCGCGCGCGAAACGCGTGATTTTCCTGTTCCAAGCCGGCGGGCCGTCTCAGATCGACATGTTCGATCATAAGCCGGAACTGAACGCTCGGCATGGCAGCGAACTGCCGGACGAGATTCGGGGCACGCAGCGACTAACCGGGATGAGCGGCAATCAGGCGTCGCTGCCGCTGGTCGGATCACCCTTCAAATTTCAGCAGTATGGCGAATCGGGAGCCACGGTCAGCGAACTGTTGCCCCATACCGCCGCGATCGCCGACGAGCTCTGCTTCATCAAATCGGTCCATACCGAAGCGATTAATCACGGGCCGGGCGTAACGTTTATTCAGACCGGTTCGCAATTCCCCGGCCGCCCTAGCATGGGAGCATGGCTCAGCTACGGCTTGGGAAGCGACAACGAAAACCTGCCTGCCTTTGTGGTCTTGGTAACCAAGAACAAAAGTGGGCAGCCGTTGGTCTCGCGACTGTGGGGCAGCGGATTCCTGCCGGCTCAGCATCAAGGCGTTCGGTTCCGTTCGGGCGAAGATCCGGTGCTCTATTTGAACAACCCGGCGGGGGTCGATCGGGGGTCGCGGCGGGCAATGCTCGATACGCTGCGAGGACTTCACGAGATGCAGATCGCGGAGACTTCCGATCCGGCGATCGAAGCGAGGATCGCTCAACACGAACTCGCCTTTCGGATGCAAGCTTCCGTTCCCGAAGCGACTGACTTTGCCGACGAGAGTCAGCAGGTGATCGATTCGTATGGTCTCGATGCTAAGAACCCAGGAACGTTTGCTGCCAACTGCCTTTTGGCGCGGCGATTGGCCGAGCGCGGCGTCCGCTTTATCCAACTGTACCATCAAGGCTGGGACCAGCACGGCGGTCTGCCTGGCGGAATCAAGCGGCAGTGCAGCGAAACCGATCAACCGGCAGCAGCGTTGGTTCAGGACCTCAAGCGTTGTGGCTTATTGGAAGATACGCTTGTCGTCTGGGCGGGCGAATTTGGTCGGACCAATTATTGCCAGGGCAAGCTTACTGCAACGAACTTTGGCCGCGATCACCATCCGCGATGCTTCACGATCTGGATGGCAGGGGGCGGAATCAAGCCGGGGATCACGCACGGCCAGACCGATGACTTTTCTTATAACGTCACCGAAAACCCGGTTCATATCCACGATCTGCAAGCGACGATCCTGCATCAATTGGGGATCGATCACGAGCGGTTGACGTTCCGATACCAAGGCCGCCGGTTCCGATTGACCGATGTCCACGGGCATGTAATCAAGCCGATCCTGGCGTAG